Proteins from one Sylvia atricapilla isolate bSylAtr1 chromosome 1, bSylAtr1.pri, whole genome shotgun sequence genomic window:
- the FZD1 gene encoding frizzled-1, with amino-acid sequence MAERRGPALSGGGEVGGGRCPRLPLLLVLLWAAALPAGGQLPASQYNGERGISIPDHGYCQPISIPLCTDIAYNQTIMPNLLGHTNQEDAGLEVHQFYPLVKVQCSAELKFFLCSMYAPVCTVLEQALPPCRSLCERARQGCEALMNKFGFQWPDTLRCEKFPVHGAGELCVGQNASERGTPTPALRPESWTSNPHRGGAGGGPGGPGQGEPRGRFTCPRALKVPSYLNYRFLGEKDCGAPCEPGRLYGLMYFGPEELRFSRTWIGIWSVLCCASTLFTVLTYLVDMKRFSYPERPIIFLSGCYTAVAVAYIAGFLLEERVVCNERFAEDGSRTVAQGTKREGCTILFMMLYFFGMASSIWWVILSLTWFLAAGMKWGHEAIEANSQYFHLAAWAVPAIKTITILALGQVDGDVLSGVCFVGINNVDALRGFVLAPLFVYLFIGTSFLLAGFVSLFRIRTIMKHDGTKTEKLEKLMVRIGIFSVLYTVPATIVIACYFYEQAFREQWERSWVTQSCKSYAIPCPNSHSGHHPPMSPDFTVFMIKYLMTLIVGITSGFWIWSGKTLNSWRKFYTRLTNSKQGETTV; translated from the coding sequence ATGGCCGAGCGGCGCGGGCCGGCGCTGAGCGGCGGCGGGGAAGTTGGCGGCGGCCGGTGCCCGcggctgccgctgctgctggtgctgctgtgggcggcggcgctgccggccGGGGGGCAGCTGCCGGCGTCGCAGTACAACGGCGAACGGGGCATCTCCATCCCTGACCACGGCTACTGCCAGcccatctccatccctctcTGCACTGACATCGCCTACAACCAGACCATCATGCCCAACCTGCTGGGCCACACCAACCAGGAGGACGCGGGGCTGGAGGTGCACCAGTTCTACCCGCTGGTGAAGGTGCAGTGCTCGGCCGAGCTCAagttcttcctctgctccatgTACGCGCCGGTGTGCACCGTGCTGGAGCAGGCCCTGCCGCCCTGCCGCTCCCTCTGCGAGCGGGCCCGCCAGGGCTGCGAGGCCCTCATGAACAAGTTCGGCTTCCAGTGGCCCGACACGCTGCGCTGCGAAAAGTTCCCGGTGCACGGGGCTGGCGAGCTCTGCGTGGGGCAGAACGCCTCCGAGCGCGGCACCCCCACGCCCGCCCTGCGCCCCGAGAGCTGGACCAGCAACCCGCACCGCGGCGGCGccggcggcgggcccgggggcCCGGGGCAAGGGGAGCCCCGCGGGCGCTTCACCTGCCCGCGGGCGCTGAAGGTGCCCTCCTACCTGAACTACCGCTTCCTGGGAGAGAAGGACTGCGGGGCGCCCTGCGAGCCCGGACGCCTCTACGGGCTCATGTACTTCGGGCCCGAGGAGCTGCGCTTCTCCCGCACCTGGATCGGCATCTGGTCCgtgctctgctgtgcctccaCCCTCTTCACCGTCCTCACCTACTTGGTGGACATGAAGCGATTCAGCTACCCCGAGCGGCCCATCATCTTCCTCTCGGGCTGCTACACGGCGGTGGCCGTGGCCTACATCGCCGGCTTCCTCCTGGAGGAGAGGGTGGTCTGCAACGAGCGCTTTGCCGAGGACGGTTCCCGCACCGTGGCGCAGGGCACGAAGCGGGAGGGCTGCACCATCCTCTTCATGATGCTCTACTTCTTTGGCATGGCCAGTTCCATCTGGTGGGTCATCCTCTCCCTTACCTGGTTCCTTGCTGCTGGCATGAAGTGGGGCCATGAGGCCATTGAGGCCAACTCCCAGTACTTTCATCTGGCCGCCTGGGCCGTGCCGGCCATCAAGACCATCACCATCCTTGCCCTGGGACAAGTGGATGGGGACGTTCTCAGCGGCGTCTGCTTTGTGGGCATCAACAACGTGGATGCCCTGAGGGGCTTCGTGCTGGCCCCCTTGTTCGTCTACCTGTTCATCGGCACTTCTTTCCTGCTGGCTGGCTTTGTGTCCCTCTTCAGGATCCGGACCATCATGAAGCATGACGGCACCaagacagaaaagctggagaagcTCATGGTGAGGATAGGCATCTTCAGCGTCCTCTACACGGTGCCGGCCACCATCGTCATTGCCTGCTATTTTTACGAGCAAGCTTTTAGGGAAcagtgggagaggagctgggtcACGCAGAGCTGTAAGAGCTATGCCATTCCCTGCCCCAACAGCCACAGCGGCCACCACCCGCCCATGAGCCCCGACTTCACTGTCTTCATGATCAAGTATCTCATGACCTTAATCGTGGGCATCACCTCGGGCTTCTGGATCTGGTCTGGGAAAACCCTGAACTCCTGGAGGAAGTTTTACACCAGGCTCACCAACAGCAAGCAGGGTGAGACCACGGTCTGA